One Tomitella gaofuii DNA segment encodes these proteins:
- a CDS encoding cellulase family glycosylhydrolase, with protein MRALTTLWAAVALGFGAALIAPATAAAAEPAQSISPPTGPLHTDGTRIVDEYGRTVLVHGVNNVDKGGDGESRARELVVSGDGFTITPRDAELLAGYGFNAVRLGVSFAGLMPERGRIDHAYIGRVVGMVDMLAAHGIRTLLDNHQDGLSPVWGGNGFPPWSITARPLPGEPNPGFPLYYLMPSMNAGWDEVWNNDHGVLDRLGEALGALAGAVRGHNGAMGIELFNEPWPGTAAPTCFPVGCPGFDSRYQSALESLTADVRAQNPDIPVYWEPNVTWNQLMPSKLGAARPITDAGIVFAPHDYCIPSQTSIYLSDSGGSADLTGLCPVQQDHTWANIDAFAARTRLPTVVTEFGDGDPAVLGNTLRNADERFAGWFYWHYSSTRGADYTEPDPFAAPGPPGQASVGRHLVRTYPQATAGMPLSMDFDIESGAFRYTYEPGARAQEPGPAGETLIYVSSLHYPDGYVAEVDGGSVTSTPGARHLTVRAAGSGPVTVRVHGR; from the coding sequence GTGCGCGCACTCACCACGCTGTGGGCCGCGGTCGCCCTCGGTTTCGGTGCCGCACTCATCGCGCCGGCGACCGCCGCGGCGGCGGAACCTGCACAGTCGATCAGTCCGCCCACCGGCCCGTTGCACACCGACGGGACCCGCATCGTCGACGAGTACGGTCGCACTGTCCTCGTGCACGGGGTGAACAACGTCGACAAGGGCGGGGACGGTGAAAGCCGGGCACGCGAACTCGTGGTGTCCGGCGACGGGTTCACGATCACCCCCCGCGATGCCGAGCTCCTCGCCGGCTACGGCTTCAACGCCGTGCGTCTGGGCGTCTCGTTCGCCGGGCTCATGCCGGAGCGCGGCCGCATCGACCACGCGTACATCGGCCGCGTCGTGGGCATGGTCGACATGCTCGCCGCGCACGGGATCCGCACCCTGCTCGACAACCACCAGGACGGCCTGTCCCCGGTGTGGGGCGGCAACGGCTTCCCGCCGTGGTCCATCACGGCGCGGCCGCTGCCCGGCGAGCCGAACCCGGGCTTCCCGCTGTACTACCTCATGCCGAGCATGAACGCCGGCTGGGACGAGGTGTGGAACAACGACCACGGGGTGCTCGACCGGCTCGGCGAGGCGCTGGGCGCGCTCGCCGGGGCGGTGCGCGGGCACAACGGCGCCATGGGCATCGAACTGTTCAACGAGCCGTGGCCGGGCACAGCCGCACCCACCTGCTTCCCCGTGGGCTGCCCCGGGTTCGACAGCCGCTACCAGAGCGCGCTGGAATCGCTGACGGCGGACGTGCGCGCGCAGAACCCGGACATTCCGGTCTACTGGGAACCGAATGTCACCTGGAACCAGCTGATGCCGTCGAAGCTGGGCGCCGCGCGGCCGATCACCGACGCCGGCATCGTCTTCGCCCCGCACGACTACTGCATCCCCAGCCAGACGTCGATCTACCTCAGCGACTCGGGCGGCTCGGCGGATCTGACGGGCCTGTGCCCGGTGCAGCAGGACCACACGTGGGCGAATATCGACGCGTTCGCCGCGCGCACGCGGCTGCCCACCGTGGTCACCGAGTTCGGCGACGGCGACCCCGCGGTGCTGGGCAACACCCTGCGCAACGCCGACGAGCGATTCGCGGGCTGGTTCTACTGGCACTACAGCTCCACGCGCGGGGCCGACTACACCGAACCCGACCCGTTCGCCGCGCCCGGGCCTCCGGGGCAGGCCTCCGTCGGCCGGCACCTGGTGCGCACCTATCCGCAGGCGACGGCGGGCATGCCGCTGAGCATGGACTTCGACATCGAGTCCGGCGCATTCCGCTACACCTACGAGCCCGGTGCACGGGCCCAGGAGCCGGGGCCCGCCGGCGAGACGCTGATCTACGTCTCATCCCTGCACTACCCGGACGGGTACGTGGCCGAGGTGGACGGCGGGTCCGTCACCTCGACCCCCGGGGCCCGCCACCTCACCGTCCGTGCCGCGGGGTCCGGTCCGGTGACGGTGCGCGTACACGGACGGTGA